The stretch of DNA CGACCCGTCGGTCAGGCTCGCCACCTGGTCGATGACGACGCGTGTGCGGGCGGCGTCGTCGGTGGCACGACGCAGGTCGGCTCGGAACTCCGGCTCGAGGTGCTCCTCCCCCGTCGCGAGGAGACGCGCCACGAGTGCGCCGAGCGCCTCGCGTTGCGTCGCGAGCTGACGTGCCCGGTCGTCGGCGAGCATCACGTAGTGCGCGGCCACGGCCTTGAGGACGGTGATCTCGTCCCGCGTCGCCTGCGGGACCTCCAGGTCGGCGGTGTAGCGGGTGAGCGGCCCCGGCCCCCACCGCTCGACGGTGGCCCGTTGCGCGCTCACGGCGAATCGGCCGATGAGCGCGCTCGTCAGGCTCTTCAGCACGGCGAGGGCCTCGCGGCTGCCGTCGAACTCGGCGCGCGGCCACTCCGGCAACGCCCGCAGCCGCTCCAGCGCGCCCCCGAGCCGGTCGTCGTCGGCGCTCGCGTCGTACCAGTCGCGGGCGACGGCGTGCACGCCGTCGAGGTCGAGCCGTCCGGGCAGCAGGCTGAACCAGCCACCCACGACCGCGTCCTCCACGTCGTGCACGGAGTAGGCGATGTCGTCGGCGAGGTCCATCACCTGCGCCTCGATCGGGCGACGCCACGCCGGAGCGCCGGCCCGCAGCCAGTCGAAGACGGGTCGGTCGTCGGCGTAGACGCCGAACTTCGGGCCGCCCCCGGGCGCCTCGCCGCGTGCCCACGGGTACTTGACGCAGGCGGCCAACGTCGCGCGCGTGAGGTTCAGCCCGACGCTGCGGCCCGCGCCGTCGACCGTCTTCGCCTCGAGCCGGGTGAGGATCCGCAGCGTCTGCGCGTTGCCCTCGAAGCCGCCGACGTCCGCCGCCGCCTCGTCGAGCGCGACCTCGCCGTTGTGGCCGAACGGCGGGTGCCCGAGGTCGTGGGACAGGGCGGCGCAGTCGACGACGTCGGGGTCGCAGCCGAGCGAGGCGCCCAGCTCCCGCGCCACCTGCGCCACCTCGAGGGTGTGGGTGAGCCGGTTGCGCACGAAGTCGTCGAACCCGGCGCCCATGACCTGCGTCTTCGCCGACAGCCGGCGCAGTGCGGCGGAGTGGACGACGCGGCCGCGGTCGCGCTCGAACGGCGTGCGCCCGGCCCGCTTCGTCGGCTCCGCCACGACCCGGGCGCGCGCCTCGATGCCGTAGGGACTCTCCACGGGACGCAGGCTACCCGGGTCGGCGCCTCATCTGACGGGCCTACCACGAGCTCGGCCTTGGTACCTAAACCACCACAACCTGGTGCGGCTCCCGCTCAAGCGCAGTTTTGTCCGTCCGTCGAGCCGCTACTCCGCCGCCCGTTCTTCGAGAAGCGCACGCGCCCGTGAATATTCAGATTGCGCGGTCTCAGTGATCTCGGCGGTCTCACTGACCAAAGCCGCAGCGCGTCGCGCGGCCTGCGTAAGCACTCGATCCATGTGAGGCAGTGCAAGCAAAGTGTCGGCGAACTGCGTGACGGAAAAGTACGTACTCACCATCGTTTCCTCCGCCTCAGAGATCGCATCGATGTCCTGCTGCAACGAAGCGCGGTCCTCTTCGGAATCCACAGTTCTCGCCCGTGCCAGGGCCGTTGCCGCCTTCGCGAAGTCCGTGATTGACTCACGAAACTCACCGTTGGCCGGACCCACCACATCCGAGAACTGATCCAGATCGCCTGCTGTCTTACGCATAATCTGCAGGTAGACGCCAGCCCCCTTGTCTCCAAGGTTCTTCTGAGCACGCTGCAATTCGTCTGTGCGCCCTTGGAGAGCCTCGCCGACTTCGGTCGTCGCGGTCGCAATTACATTTGTCACATCGACGATTCGCTCGCTGCTGGCCTGTAGCGCCAAAGCGTGCTCGAAGAGTCCAGGCTCCGCGACCGGGTCGTCCTCCGCGTCGTCATCGTCCCCGCTAGTTGCTCCGTTTGCGAAGCCTGAGCGGCGAGACCCGGGTACGTCATCCT from Aeromicrobium erythreum encodes:
- a CDS encoding deoxyguanosinetriphosphate triphosphohydrolase; translation: MESPYGIEARARVVAEPTKRAGRTPFERDRGRVVHSAALRRLSAKTQVMGAGFDDFVRNRLTHTLEVAQVARELGASLGCDPDVVDCAALSHDLGHPPFGHNGEVALDEAAADVGGFEGNAQTLRILTRLEAKTVDGAGRSVGLNLTRATLAACVKYPWARGEAPGGGPKFGVYADDRPVFDWLRAGAPAWRRPIEAQVMDLADDIAYSVHDVEDAVVGGWFSLLPGRLDLDGVHAVARDWYDASADDDRLGGALERLRALPEWPRAEFDGSREALAVLKSLTSALIGRFAVSAQRATVERWGPGPLTRYTADLEVPQATRDEITVLKAVAAHYVMLADDRARQLATQREALGALVARLLATGEEHLEPEFRADLRRATDDAARTRVVIDQVASLTDGSARLWADRLLG